A window of Desulfobulbus oralis genomic DNA:
TTTCTGGGAATGGGAGAAAATCCCTCGCCTTGAGGCGAAGACTTCAGTACATCTGTTTGTTTCGCTTCCTCCACAGATTTCTGTGAGTAAATTGGTTGGCCGCATAAAAGGGAAAACCTCACGCAAGCTGCTTGCAGAAAACCGACGTTTGTCCGGGCAATTTTGGGGCCGTCATCTGTGGGGTCGCGGATATTTTGCCGCCAGTTCAGGCAATGTCACAGACGATGTCATCATGCAATATATTGCAGAGGGTCAGATCTTTGCTTGACTCTTGCCAATGAAAAGCTCACCGGCTTCGCCCGGTGTGGCGGCTGATTGGCGTTTATTTTTTATTCAGAAAATCATCAGGCGAAATACCGGCCTGCTTGAGAATTGCACGAAGAGTGCCTTCCCAGCCCGTTGAAAAAGTCTTCAGGTAAGGCATAATGGTGCACAGGCGATCAAAGTTTGTCGAGGAGGCAGTATGAGTCCTGGCCGGAGGCAGGCAGAGCAGAAGAGCATGTGGCTGATCTATGATCAGCTGCCCCAGAGTCAGGGGCATGTCTTTTACGAGCGGCTGGTACTTTGACACCGAGACCGGGCTGCACTACAACTGGAACAGAAACTACGATCCGGAGACCGGAAGATACCTCTCACCAGATCCCATCGGCCTCGATGGTGGACTCAACCTCTATGCCTATGAGGAAAATGATCCGGTGAATTGGGTGGATCCATGGGGACTTTTTTCGGTATTTGATTTATGGCCAGGACATCCCGAATATGAAGGAAGTCCTTTAGGTTGTGAAAGATTTTGCAAAGACAGAGGAGAATACTACGACGTTTATATCCCTGCACCTAATGGGAAGGCGGGTGGTCTTTGTAAATGTAAAAATGTGAAGATCAATATGAAAATCCTGGCCATCATGATCCTTCTAATTCTGGCCCTAACCAGTACAACAAGAAAAAAAGTGTTTTACCTGAGAACCATGAAGAACTTTGGCAACAAAGTCAACGATGATTGGATGGAAATAGGTGGACAAAAATAGGTGAAGGGAAAAAAGCTGAATATTATAGATTTTTAAATGATGGTAATGGTAATTATCATTGGGGCGGCTCTACAAATGGTATGACAAAATCAGGAAATCCAAATAGGATCAAACTTCAAGATGTTCCAGAAAATATCCGATAATTTAATTATATGAGTGATTTCGTATGTATTGGCAATAAAAGTCAATTTGCCATTGAATATGTGATATGCGAGAAAACTCCTTATTTAATGGGAAGAATGTGTCTTTGGGTTAATGATTTATATATTGGAAACATAGAAGAAGATGTTATGCTCTTGACAGTAAAGCATTATTTTTACGTAAAAATGTCTCAGCCAGAGCATTTAAGGAGAAATGAATTCAAATTAATGAAACCTGAAGAAGTGTATAGGTACATCTATGATGTGGAATATGATCATACGCGATATTTATTAAATATATGCGAGTCTTTTGATGATTTTTCTACAGTAATCTATATTCTTGAGGGTAATGTAAATTTAATCTGGAAATTATATGAAGATGCATCGAACAAATACCCTGAATATCCGTTGGGCCTAAATTCTTCAAGTATTGATTTTGATCATTTTAGCAACGTTGTTAATCAATTTATATCTGACATTAATGTGCTAACATGAATTGCTTGTGAGGTCATGAAGCGGGGTCGGACCACTGCTGTCCCACTAAATTTGGAATAGCGATAACTGGTTGTTATTTAATGGTATTTTTTGTTTTTCCGGACAAAAAGTTTGTCTAAATCTCGCCGTTCAAACAGGTTGAGCTGAAGAAGCCGCAAAATCTGCAAGATAGACTGCCCCAGGCGGCTCTGAAATTTGGTGAACGCCACCAGAAGATACGCGCACAAGGCAATCCACAGTTGCGTCCGAACCGCGTTCATGCTGGTGCCCACGAAGCTCTTCACTTTCAGGTGTTGCTTGATCCACTTGAAAAAGAGTTCCACCTGCCACCGCTCCTTGTACAGCGCCGCCACTGTGGTAGCCGGAATCCCAGGCGCATTGGTCAAAAACTCGTATTCCTCGCCTGTAGACTCATCCAGAAAGCGCACCTTGCACAACGTGCCTTTCACGCCTTTGAGCTGGATTTTCCTGTCTTCCAGTACGCCAGGACTTTTGCGCCCTCGACGTTTCGCGCCAGGATGAATCACTGCCCCGTGCTTCAGCCGCGTCACGAAACGACCGCCTTCCTCCGTCAGTTCCTGGTACCACTGGTAGTCCGTGTAGCCGCGATCAAAGACCACCCATGAGCCTCGGGGCAGACTCAGTTTTCGGGCCATGTTGATCTCATGAACCTTCCCTGTCGTCATGTCCACAAAATCGGGAAGCTAGCCGTCCGCGGAGACACCCACCTGCATTTTCACCGCGCCTTTGCCGGTGCGGCAGCTGGCCCGGGAGAACAGCGACAGCGGCAGTTCAATCACCGTGGCGTCAAGCAGATAGACCTTACTGCCGTCCTTGAAGTGGAACTTTTGCTTGGGTGGAGCGAACGCCTGACAACGGGCCAAAAGCGCCTGAAACACTTTCTCAAAGAGCTCCGGGGGAGTGCTTTCGTTGGCCCGTGCCAGGCTGGAACGGCTGAATGAGTCCAGGCCCAGGTGGTAGAGTTTGTGGAGTTGTGGCGAGAAAGTAGCCATTATGCCGCGCAAGCTGTCGCGCCCGGTGAGTTGCCCTGTCATCATGACCACAAACTGTGTCCAAACGGGAACTGCCCGGCGATGCACTTTGGGCAACACCGCTCGACGGACTTGCTCAAACTCATGTCTCGGAAAAACTCTAAGCACTTGGCTCAAAATCGTGTTACAATGCTCCATGGCTTGGATCTCCTTGGTTTTAATGAACTTTTTGTAAACCCATTATAACACACCAGGGATTCCAAGCCTTCATTTTCTCTAGAAATCATTGATATTTTGCGGGACAGCAGTGACAATCAAGGCACAATCTGGTTCCTCGCTGTTTCATGTGGGTAGGGCAAAAGAGAGTCCCGCACCCAGGAGGTAGATCATGGCGATCAAATTCTTCGTGGACCGGTAGCCACGCGCCCGAGACCTGGCCGCCTGGATCAGGCTGTTCGTGCCTTCCAGAATGCCGTTGCTGATCCTTGAAGTGAACCAGCGCAAGATGCCGTCCCAGTGCCGTTTGATGGTCGCCGCTGCCTGTTTCATGGGTTCCAGCCGGCAGTGCGTCGCCCAGAAGTACCACCTCTTCAGGAAGGTCTCCGCCTGGCCGGGGGCCTGCTGGAACAAGTCCTGAAATGTCGTTTTCAGTTGCCAGGCCCGGGCCGTTTTCAGATTCAGCCCGGACATGGTGAGTGCCGCCAGACACTCCTGTTGCGAGGCAGGTAATTTGTCACGGTTTTTCAGCCACACATACCGGCTCTTCGCCAGCTCGGGCCGAGTCTTCGCCTCCTCGCGCCGCACCTGGTCCACCGCGTCGCCCGGCACCTTCATGATGTGGAACCGGTCAAAGGTGATGTGCGCCCCGGGGCAGTTCGCCTCCACGCCGGAAATGAACGCGGGCGACATGTTGCAACACACCTCGTTTACCTTTGCGGGATCGCGCCGTGGGCCGCAAGCTCTTCCTTGAAGCGCTGGATTGTGGCGGCATCCCGGCCCTCGGTGGCGAACAGCACCTTGTGGCTTCGCAGGCGGGCGAACACGGTGACGTAGTTGTGGCCGCGTTTGCTGGCTGTCTCGTCCACGCCAAAGGAAGCGACGTCGGCGCAGGAGATGCTCGTTCTGGCCTCCTCCACATGGTGATTCACCACGCGCCAGAGCCGGGTGTCATGCTCGCCCACATGCTTTGCCAGGCTTCGTGTTGGCATGGCCTTGGCGAGGCTCATGACCAGGGCCTCAAACAGCAGGGTGAAGCCGCTGCCTGGACGCGCCCAGGGCACGGATACCTGCTTGACGCCGCAATGGTCGCATTTGACTCGGGGCAGCTTCGCGGTCAGCCAGGCTTCGTGCTGGAAGAAGTTCAGGTGCCGCCAGCTCTTTTCCGTGGTGTCGTATGCCTTGAGGTCTGCCTGGCCGCATTGCGGACAGACAAAGACGCTGCCCCGGGGAAAGGCCAAACGAATATCCAGGCGCTTTTGCTCTGCGGCAAACTCGCAGGACTCCACCTGCCACGGCGGAGTCAAACCAAGGGCCATTTGGAAAAGGTCGGTGTCACGCATGGATGAAAACCTCAAGAAGGGAAACAAGGAAAAAACACCTTGCCCACATGAAACAGCGAGGAACCACACTACCAGACTCCCGCTGAGGTTTTTAATCACGCCCTCACCGGTGCATTTGCAATTTGAATGCACCCAATTGCAAGTTGCAATTTACCAATAAATCGTTTCTGATTGCGTTCAGAATTGTGAAGCCGGCAATCTAATAACAGTATGGAGAGCCAGAATGAGCACATTTGATAGCACGAAAATATCCCTCGACACACTTCTTCAGGATATTTGTACTGGTAAAATACAGCTACCGGATTTTCAGCGTGGTTGGGTTTGGGATGATGACCACATACGTGACCTTCTGGCCAGTGTCGCACGGTCTTTCCCTATTGGCGCTGTAATGTTGCTTGAAACCGGTGGTGATGTTAAATTACAGACGCGGCCATTGGAAGGATTGGAAACGGCCGCAGCCAAAGATGTCGCACCGGAAAAGCTAATCCTTGATGGTCAGCAGCGCCTGACAACCTTAAACCAAACTTTGGCACTACCTACCCCCGTGCAGACACGCACAAGCAAGGGAAAGAAGATCCGGCTGTATTATTATTTTGATATAAATTTGGCCGTCGAATCGCCCTATGATCTAGATTCGGCAATCATCGCCGTTGATGAAAACCGTCAATTGTATAGCAACTTTGGCCGCGTGGTCTTGGATTTGTCAACACGCGAACAGGAGTGTAAGCAATTGTATTTTCCTTGTACGCAATTGATGAATTCAGACGAATGGGAAAAATGCCTGCATAGTGTGGCCCCTAAACACTGGGACACTTACATGAAATTTCGCAGCCAGATCCCGGAATCGTTCCGCAAATACCATCTTCCGGTAATTCAATTACATAAAAACACTTCTAAGGAAGCCGTTTGCCTAGTGTTTGAAAAAGTAAATACCGGTGGTGTGCAGCTCACCGTATTCGAGTTGATTACGGCAAGCTATGCTGCAGAGGGATTCAATTTGCGTGACGACTGGTTTGGCTCAGAATTGCGAAAAGTCGATTCCAGAAAAAAACGAATTGCAGAAAATCCACTATTGACTGGCGTGGAACCTACCGAATTTTTGCAAGCAATTACCCTTGTATATACGTGGCAGCGCAAACAGACAGATATTGAATCCGGAAAAAACGGCAATGCAGTACGTCCTGTCAGTGCCAAGCGCGCCGACGTATTGGAACTTCCGCTTTCTGCTTGGAAAGATTGGGCAGATAAGCTGGAGCAAGGTTTCAAATTAGCCGCAAAGTTTCTGAAAAAAGAGTCCTTTTACAACCGCAAAGAGCTGCCGTACAGCACTCAGATTGTGCCATTGGCTGCCATTTTGACGTATCTGGGGGAAAAATGGCTGGAGCCGAAAATCTATGGCAAGTTGGCTCAGTGGTTTTGGTGTGGTGTGCTTGGTGAGCTTTATGGTGGTGCAGTAGAAACGCGGATTGCAAATGACTATGAAGAGTTGATCCAATGGTTTGAAAATGACAAATCGCTACCGCGTACCGTGTTAGATGCCAACTTCCAGCCGGACCGTTTTGATACCTTACGTTCGCGTCTAAGTGCTGCCTACAAGGGAATCAATGTGCTGGTATTGCGGGAAGGCGCGCAGGATTGGCTCTGGAAAGCAGGAATAAAAGAACTGGATCTCGACGAAGTTGCCCTTGATATTCATCATATCTTCCCACGAACTTGGTGCGAAGAGCAGGGAATAAAAAAAGAATCCTACGACTCGATTCTGAACAAAACGCCGCTGTCATACAAGGCTAATCGTAAAATTGGTGGGAATGCACCTTCCGTTTATATCCCGCGCCTTCAAGCTGAAAAGAATGTGCAACTTACTGCCGAAGAGATGAGCGAGATATTGGGCAGCCATGCGCTCGACCCGAATCTACTTAGAGCGGATGATTACAGCGCGTTTATTAATGATCGTCGAAAGAGATTGAGCAAGCTTGTTTCAAGCGCCATGGGAAAGCCAATCGGTACAATTCCAGAAGGCGGCGAATATATTCTGAATGGTGAGGAGACTTAACAGTCCGTTGAAGAATCCGCAATAACACACACATTTTGAGTAAAAAATTTCGTAAGGCAGATGAGCGACTCACTGATTCTGCGTCACTTAAAATTTGCAATTCCCGAAACCTGAAATATTTTTTCAACGGGATGCTATGGGAAGAAAATTGTTCGATAAGCTGGGCTTTGGTGTTCTTGATGTGTTGCGTGGCATCTCCATCAGCATCTCCTCACTGTCCGGGAGCCAATTGCACGTTTCCTGGGATCTTCATTCCCGACTCCTTGTTCAGTTCATGCTTTCCCCATTCTGATGTCCGGAATATGCTATCCCGGCAACTGCAGGTTTTCCGCCACATCATTCCTCTGAGCGGCGTCCGTTCTGAAGCTTGCGAAAGATGGTACTGCGATTGATATGGAAAAGGCCGGCCACCTTTTGCACAGACCCATGCACTTCAATGGCCTTGCGGAGAAAATCCCGCTCCATTTCCGCCATGATGTCCTTCAGGGGACGATGACCGGTCAGGATTTCCTCGGAATAGTAGCGTCCATCACCCGTATGACCGCCTGTGATGTTGGCCGGCAGGTCCTGAGGGGCCACAAGCGGGCCATTGTGGGTGATGACCAGACTGTGCACCATGTTCTGCAGCTCCCGTACATTGCCGGGCCAGGGATAGGTTGCCATCATGTCGAGTGTGACGCCCATGAAGGCCAGCGCCTTGTGGTATTTGCCCATGTACTGTTTCAGGAAATACTCGGCCAGGGGGGGGATGTCCTCGGGCCGTTCCCTAAGCGGAGGGATGCGCACCGTGGCCACGTTGAGCCGATAGTACAGGTCGCGACGAAAGGCGCCGGCCTCTACGCATTCGGCCAGGTTGCGATTGGTGGCCGCGATGACACGCACGTTCACCTTGCGGGGCGACGAGGCGCCCACCCGCATGATTTCCCCGTCCTGCAGAACCCGCAGAAGACGGGTCTGCATGGGCAGGGACAGCTCTCCCACTTCATCCAGAAAGATGGTGCCGCCATCAGCGATTTCAAAATAGCCCGCCTTGCCCCTGCTGGAAGCGCCGGTAAAGGCGCCGGGATTGTAGCCGAACAGCTCGGATTCGGTCAGCGATTCAGAAATGCCGCCGCAGTCCACCTTGAGCATGACCTTGCCTTTGCGCAGGCTCAGACTGTGGGTCAGGCGGGCGAACACGTCCTTGCCCGAACCGGTTTCCCCAAGAATCAGCACAGTGGCGTCGGTGGCGGCGAAACGCTCCAGGAGCGCCATGATTCTGCTCATGGACTGACTGGCGAAAACCAGCGCGTCGGGTTCGTGTTCCTGGGCCATGTGGGCCAGTTGATCATTGATCTGCTCAATGAGCTGGCGCTGCCCGTCCAGCCGTTCCTGGAGATCGGTCAAACTGGTGACGTCCCGGGCAAAGGTGAGCACCAGGCAAATGGCGCCCGTCTGATCAAAGACCGGAAAGCCCGACAGCACCAGTTTCTTTCCGTCACTGAGTTGCTGCACACGGGTGGTGGGTTTGCCGGTCCGAACGATTTCCGGGTTGAGGATGTGATCAAAAATACCTTCCTGGACCAGGGAACGCACGTTCTTGCCCACCACACGCTCCTGCTTCAGGCCGGTCAGTTGCTCGTACATCCGGTTGATGTAGAGGGTCATGCCGGAAACGTCGGAAATGAACAGCCCATCGGGCAGGGTGTCGAGGATGCGCTCGACATATCGGGCGAGAATTTCGTTGGAGCGTCCCATGGCGACATGAAGAAGATAGGATATATCTTACAGGGCTTGCGCCAAAAGCTGCCACCAAATGGCTGGGCGGGTCTTCTGCTGCCGATTCATTATATCGATTGGGCGCGACGGTGGCAATGCCGTCCTTTGGCTCCCCGTTTTTGCGTGCTCCGTCAAAAATGTCGGCGATCCCGGCAATCAGGCTTCAGATCCGCAAGGCTTTGAAACTTCATGCGGGATTGCGTACGCGCGCTCCCAGAACCTCCTTCGCAACGCCCAGGAGCCGGGAGAACAGGACCTCGTCCAGTTTGGTCGCGCCCATGGGCGGGGTACGTCCCAGAAATTCGTACTTCTGGGTACCCAGCCGGTGGTAGGGCAGCATCTCATACTCCACCTGTCCGTAGGGTTTGATGAACTCGGCGATGGCCCGGATGCTTGCCTCGTTGTCGTTGAAGCCGGGAATGACCGGCGTTCGGGCGAGCACCGGCAGTTCGGGGAATTCCGTGACCAGAATCCGGAAATTCTCCAGGATGGTCTCGTTGGAGTGGCCGGTCTGTTCCTTGTGTACGGCGCTGTCCATGTGCTTGAGGTCAAAGAGCACGTAGTTGAGGTATGGCGCTGCGGCACGCAGGGTTGCAGCCGGCACCATGGCGCAGGTTTCCACTGCGGTCTTGAGACGGTGGGCGCGCGCCTGCCGCAGCAGTGCCACGGCAAAGTCGGCGTGGAGGAGCGGCTCGCCTCCGGAGATGGTCATGCCGCCACCCGAGCGCGAGTAGAAGATGGCGTCCTTTTGCACCGCCGAGAGCACATCCGCGACAGAGCGTGTGCTCCCGTAAACCAGAAGCGCCTGCGCCGGGCAGGCCGCCACGCAGGGCATGGCAGCGCAATCGGCACAGTACTTACGGTCAAGCACCGGCTTGTCATCATCGCCGCGGCGAATGGCATGGCTGGGACAGGCGTCAATGCAGTGGCCGCATTTGTCCACCTCAAGGCAGCGACCCCGATTGTAGGCCAGTTCCGGAACCACCAGTTGGGATTCCGGATTGCTGCACCAGCGGCAACGCAGGGAGCATCCCTTGGAAAAGACGATGGTTCTGATCCCCGGGCCGTCATGCACCGAATATTTCTGGATGTTGAAGACCGTCCCAGTCTGTGCAAGATCCTGATCCTTATCGACACCTGACATGGCAATTTCCCTTTATGCGTTTAAAAAAAACGGGGAGGCTTCCGAAAAGCCTCCCCGGCATCAAGCCCGGACTTACATGGTTCCGTGTTCGGTACGGGCGATGAGGTCATTCTGCAGATCAGGAGACAGATCCACAAAATAGGCGCTGTATCCGGCAATGCGGACGATCAGATTGCGGTACTTCTGGGGATCTTTCTGTGCGGCCAGGAGAGTTTCCCGGTTCAGCACGTTGAACTGCACGTGCCAGAGTTTCAGGTCGCAGAAAGTCCGGATGAAGGAAACCAGCTTCTCGGTGCCCTGTTCACCTTCAAGACACTTGGGGGTGAATTTGATGTTCAGCATACGGGCGGCGCGGTCGCGCATACCCATATTCTTGGTGGTGTAGTTCGAGAGCAGGATGGCCGTGGGCCCGTTGACGTCAGCGCCATGGGAGGCGGAGGAACCGTCGGAGAGCGGGAAGCCGTCGGTGCGGCCGTTGGGCGTGGCGGAAACCACTTTGCCAAAGGGCACGTGGGAGGTAAAGGGCACGTAGCGCACGTCGTTGTGCATGCCCAGATCCCGCATGGAGTACTTGCCGCCGTATTCCACGGAAAGTTTGTCAACCTCGCGGCCGATAGCGTCTGCATATTCGTCGTTGTTGCCATAGCAGGGCGTGGAGCGCAGCAAGGCGCGCACATCTTCATAGCCTTCGAAGTCCGCGTCAATGGCCTGGATCAGTTTGTCCATGCTCAGCTTCTTCTCCTCAAAGACCAGCTTCTTCACCGCTGCCAGCGAATCCACCACCGTACCGAAACCAATATACTCGAAGTAGCCCAGGTTGATGCCTTCCGGAATCTGCTCCTGGTGCAGGTCGATGCAGTGCTTCATGCTCAGGTCGTGCATGGCTGAACCCATGGGCTGCGCAAAATGCTGTGCCCGCAGCTTGTTGATGATATACTGCTGGGTAAAGGCCGTCTTGACGAACAGCAGATGCTGCTGCACATAGGCGTTCCAGAATTCATCCCAGGTCTTGAAACTGCGGGGATCGCCGGTCTCAATGCCCAAAACCTGATCACCATACTTCTTCATCCGGCCGTTGCGCAGCACCATTTCCAGCGCAGCGGCAAAATTGATGTAGGCGCCGCCAGAGGTGTAGGTGTCGCGGTTGGGCATCCGGGCCTCGGTGCAACCGGACACGGCATAATCCAGCGCTTCCTCGAAGGTCGCGCCCTTGGAGACGTACAGCGGCACCACCTCCTCGTCGTTGATCAGCTTGGGGAAGCCGGATCCGAACTTGATGGTCTCAGCCACATCCCAGAGATAAGACTCGGGCGCGCGGGAATGGATGCGGGCCGCCAGATCCGGGTAGTGCAGCGGAAACTCCCGCTTGGACTTGAGGATAAGCGAGGTCAGCTCGTTGCTGGCGTCACGGCCGTCGGGAGTCTGGCCGCCAACGGTCACGGCCTCCCAGTGGGCATAGCCCTCGTTGAAGGCGCCGCCAGTGGGGGAAATGTACATGTCGATGAATTCGGCCATGCCCACCCACATGCATTCCAGAAGCTCCATGGCCTGGCTGTCGGTCAGGATCCCCGCCGCCCGGTCCTGCTGGTAGTAGGGATAAAAATACTGGTCCATGCGACCGTTGGAAATGGTGGTGCCTGTCTTCTGCTCCATACGGGAGAACATCTGGGTGAACCACTGGCTTTGGCAGGCCTCGTAGAAATTGCGGGCCGGCTCGCCCGGCACATGCTCGGCGTTTTCCGCCATGCGCAAAAGCTCTGCCTTGCGGACGGGGTCCGTCTCCACGGCAGCCTTTTGGCGGGCCGCCTCGGCGTGACGTTTCGCCCAGAGCACAATGGCGTCGCACACGATGACGATGGCTTCCAGAAAGGGGCGTTTCTCGCACCGGTCCTTCGGGCTCATCGGGTCAAGGGCGGCCAGCTTCTCCTCGGCCTCTTTTTTGATGCCGTTGAAGCCCCGCTTCAGAATTTTGCCATAGTCGTGCACCCACTGAATGGACGAACGGAAGGAAGCGGTCTCATTGACGATGAAGCGGGAGATCAGGCCCCGGGGATCATCGTAGGTCAGTTTGTGCACCTCCGGCGGCAGGGCCGCGTTCAGGGACTCGTGAAAGGTCTTGCCCTTCCAGTAGGGTGCGATCTCCTCGATGACGCGCTTGGCGTCCTCGGGGGTGATGGTCGCCGGAGAGGTCTTGCGGGTGGGCAGATCGCGCACGGCAATGTCCAGAAAATCGCCGTCCAGCTCGGGATACAGGATGCCATAACGGCCATCGCAGCCGGCCCGGCCCAACAGAAGCTGATCGTCCTGCACATACACCGTGATGTTGCGGGCGATGTGCATCAGCGCCTTGGCCCAGCGCAGCACCAGAGGCTGGCCTTCGGTCTCCTGCATGGACTGTGTGAAGTACAGGGCGCGTTCGATGTCGATACGCGGCTTTTGGCCTTCAAAACGGTCCAGCAGTTTGAAGACGCGGGAGTGGGTTTTGCGGAACTTGTCTTCCTTGCCCTCAATCTGGTCAAAGACGCGTTGTTCCTGGGGAGACTGACACTCGCAGGTCGGCACGGGATTGTACATGGCTCAACTCCTTGAAAAAAATGTGAGTAAAAAAAGCTGCTGCGCCCGATTGCTCATACCTCAATTGGCATTTTTATAGTAGCATAAGCCATGCCATATTCGCAGCCTCCGGCAATCTGTCCGAACCGGGATGTAACTCGCTGAAATATAGTTATCATGGGGAAGCGGTGCGCAAAATTGCCCGCAGCGCTGCCCACACAGACGTGAACTGTTGCGAATTTGCACCTCTTGAAAGTCAATATTACTCCAATTCCTTTTGATGGTGCAAAATTGCAGCGGATTGCCCGGGCATGCCCAGGCCCATTCATCAAAGTATATTATATTTCCCATTAATATTACTGCATAATTACCCGGCACTCCTGCGCATCCCTGCCCCGGGGAAAATGATGTGTTTTTGCGACGGTTATTGCACTACTCGGATAGGGCAAAGCCCCTGGCCAATTGATATAAGACTTTGAAAACAGAGCGAAAAACCAGGTAAATCAAGGCAATAATGGCTTTGAACGACCTTGGCCGCATGTTGCAGGATTGCGCCGAATGGGTGGCACGCATTGTGCTTTATAATGAAAAGCAGCCAGGGCCCGGGCTGTCTGGCAGGGCAGCAGTACATTAAACATTCATACACAACAAAGGAGTACAGCAAATGCTAGTAGGTGTTCCCAAAGAAATCAAGGCACAGGAGAACCGTGTTGGCATCACTCCCGCCGGAGTTTACGCTCTGGTTGGCGCTGGCCACAAGGTCGTTGTGGAGAAAGGCGCCGGTTTGGGCAGCATGATCACTGACGAAGAGTTCGTAGCCGCAGGGGCCAAGATGGTCGGCACCGCCAAGGAATGCTGGGATGCCGAGATGGTCGTGAAGGTGAAGGAACCCTTGCCGCCCGAGTACGACCTGTTCCATGAGGGGCTGATTCTGTTCACCTATCTGCACCTCGCCCCCGAGCCCGCCCTGACCAAGGCCCTGATCGACAAAAAGGTCGTGGGCATTGCCTACGAAACCGTCCAGTTTGACAATGGCGGCCTGCCCCTGCTGGCGCCAATGTCCGAAATCGCTGGCCGCATGTCCGTGCAGGTCGGTGCCCAGATGCTGACCAAGATCGAGGGTGGCATGGGCGTGCTGATGGGTGGAACCGCCGGCGTGCAGGCCGCCCACGTTGTCGTCATCGGCGCCGGCACGGTGGGTCTGTCCGCGGCCAAGGTGGCTATGGGCATGGGCGCCCGGGTGACCATTATCGACAACAATCTGTTCCGCCTGCGCCAGATCGACGACATCTACGGCGGCCGCATCCAGACCCTGGCCTCCAATGCCTTCAACATAGCCGCGGCGGTGAAGGATGCCGATCTGGTCGTCGGTTCCGTGCTGAT
This region includes:
- a CDS encoding RHS repeat-associated core domain-containing protein, which codes for MSFTSGWYFDTETGLHYNWNRNYDPETGRYLSPDPIGLDGGLNLYAYEENDPVNWVDPWGLFSVFDLWPGHPEYEGSPLGCERFCKDRGEYYDVYIPAPNGKAGGLCKCKNVKINMKILAIMILLILALTSTTRKKVFYLRTMKNFGNKVNDDWMEIGGQK
- a CDS encoding Imm42 family immunity protein, with translation MSDFVCIGNKSQFAIEYVICEKTPYLMGRMCLWVNDLYIGNIEEDVMLLTVKHYFYVKMSQPEHLRRNEFKLMKPEEVYRYIYDVEYDHTRYLLNICESFDDFSTVIYILEGNVNLIWKLYEDASNKYPEYPLGLNSSSIDFDHFSNVVNQFISDINVLT
- a CDS encoding GmrSD restriction endonuclease domain-containing protein, which translates into the protein MSTFDSTKISLDTLLQDICTGKIQLPDFQRGWVWDDDHIRDLLASVARSFPIGAVMLLETGGDVKLQTRPLEGLETAAAKDVAPEKLILDGQQRLTTLNQTLALPTPVQTRTSKGKKIRLYYYFDINLAVESPYDLDSAIIAVDENRQLYSNFGRVVLDLSTREQECKQLYFPCTQLMNSDEWEKCLHSVAPKHWDTYMKFRSQIPESFRKYHLPVIQLHKNTSKEAVCLVFEKVNTGGVQLTVFELITASYAAEGFNLRDDWFGSELRKVDSRKKRIAENPLLTGVEPTEFLQAITLVYTWQRKQTDIESGKNGNAVRPVSAKRADVLELPLSAWKDWADKLEQGFKLAAKFLKKESFYNRKELPYSTQIVPLAAILTYLGEKWLEPKIYGKLAQWFWCGVLGELYGGAVETRIANDYEELIQWFENDKSLPRTVLDANFQPDRFDTLRSRLSAAYKGINVLVLREGAQDWLWKAGIKELDLDEVALDIHHIFPRTWCEEQGIKKESYDSILNKTPLSYKANRKIGGNAPSVYIPRLQAEKNVQLTAEEMSEILGSHALDPNLLRADDYSAFINDRRKRLSKLVSSAMGKPIGTIPEGGEYILNGEET
- a CDS encoding sigma-54 interaction domain-containing protein, which codes for MGRSNEILARYVERILDTLPDGLFISDVSGMTLYINRMYEQLTGLKQERVVGKNVRSLVQEGIFDHILNPEIVRTGKPTTRVQQLSDGKKLVLSGFPVFDQTGAICLVLTFARDVTSLTDLQERLDGQRQLIEQINDQLAHMAQEHEPDALVFASQSMSRIMALLERFAATDATVLILGETGSGKDVFARLTHSLSLRKGKVMLKVDCGGISESLTESELFGYNPGAFTGASSRGKAGYFEIADGGTIFLDEVGELSLPMQTRLLRVLQDGEIMRVGASSPRKVNVRVIAATNRNLAECVEAGAFRRDLYYRLNVATVRIPPLRERPEDIPPLAEYFLKQYMGKYHKALAFMGVTLDMMATYPWPGNVRELQNMVHSLVITHNGPLVAPQDLPANITGGHTGDGRYYSEEILTGHRPLKDIMAEMERDFLRKAIEVHGSVQKVAGLFHINRSTIFRKLQNGRRSEE
- the hpsH gene encoding (2S)-3-sulfopropanediol dehydratase activating enzyme; its protein translation is MSGVDKDQDLAQTGTVFNIQKYSVHDGPGIRTIVFSKGCSLRCRWCSNPESQLVVPELAYNRGRCLEVDKCGHCIDACPSHAIRRGDDDKPVLDRKYCADCAAMPCVAACPAQALLVYGSTRSVADVLSAVQKDAIFYSRSGGGMTISGGEPLLHADFAVALLRQARAHRLKTAVETCAMVPAATLRAAAPYLNYVLFDLKHMDSAVHKEQTGHSNETILENFRILVTEFPELPVLARTPVIPGFNDNEASIRAIAEFIKPYGQVEYEMLPYHRLGTQKYEFLGRTPPMGATKLDEVLFSRLLGVAKEVLGARVRNPA
- the hpsG gene encoding (2S)-3-sulfopropanediol dehydratase produces the protein MYNPVPTCECQSPQEQRVFDQIEGKEDKFRKTHSRVFKLLDRFEGQKPRIDIERALYFTQSMQETEGQPLVLRWAKALMHIARNITVYVQDDQLLLGRAGCDGRYGILYPELDGDFLDIAVRDLPTRKTSPATITPEDAKRVIEEIAPYWKGKTFHESLNAALPPEVHKLTYDDPRGLISRFIVNETASFRSSIQWVHDYGKILKRGFNGIKKEAEEKLAALDPMSPKDRCEKRPFLEAIVIVCDAIVLWAKRHAEAARQKAAVETDPVRKAELLRMAENAEHVPGEPARNFYEACQSQWFTQMFSRMEQKTGTTISNGRMDQYFYPYYQQDRAAGILTDSQAMELLECMWVGMAEFIDMYISPTGGAFNEGYAHWEAVTVGGQTPDGRDASNELTSLILKSKREFPLHYPDLAARIHSRAPESYLWDVAETIKFGSGFPKLINDEEVVPLYVSKGATFEEALDYAVSGCTEARMPNRDTYTSGGAYINFAAALEMVLRNGRMKKYGDQVLGIETGDPRSFKTWDEFWNAYVQQHLLFVKTAFTQQYIINKLRAQHFAQPMGSAMHDLSMKHCIDLHQEQIPEGINLGYFEYIGFGTVVDSLAAVKKLVFEEKKLSMDKLIQAIDADFEGYEDVRALLRSTPCYGNNDEYADAIGREVDKLSVEYGGKYSMRDLGMHNDVRYVPFTSHVPFGKVVSATPNGRTDGFPLSDGSSASHGADVNGPTAILLSNYTTKNMGMRDRAARMLNIKFTPKCLEGEQGTEKLVSFIRTFCDLKLWHVQFNVLNRETLLAAQKDPQKYRNLIVRIAGYSAYFVDLSPDLQNDLIARTEHGTM